One part of the Raphanus sativus cultivar WK10039 chromosome 7, ASM80110v3, whole genome shotgun sequence genome encodes these proteins:
- the LOC108818227 gene encoding probable eukaryotic translation initiation factor 5-2, with protein sequence MALQNIGASNRNDAFYRYKMPKMVTKIEGKGNGIKTNIVNNVEIAKALGRPASYTTKYFGCELGAQSKFDEKTGTSLVNGAHSTSKLASLLEAFIKRYVQCYGCGNPETEIVITKTQMVNLKCAACGFISEVDMRDKLTTFILKNPPEAKKGGKDKKAMRRAEKERLKEGEAADEAQKKLKKKAPCNGNGKEASSSMSKNHASDEDDISPKHDEVDGDEDEDDGIQWQTDTSREAAEKRMKEQLSAVTAEMVMLSVEEEEPKNLVKVMREYLKKDSLISELKTFISSLSDPPQDVMDALVNALFDGVSKGFAEEVTKKKKYLAAAMQEDGSQMHLLNSIGSFFGKKGNEEVGKEVALVLKELYDEDIVEEECVLEWYQKGLKGVDKSSSIWKNVKPFVVWLQSAESETEGED encoded by the coding sequence ATGGCGCTGCAGAACATCGGTGCATCCAACCGCAACGATGCCTTTTACAGGTACAAGATGCCCAAGATGGTTACCAAGATTGAAGGCAAAGGTAACGGCATCAAGACCAACATTGTCAACAATGTCGAGATTGCAAAGGCCCTGGGGAGGCCCGCTTCCTACACGACCAAGTACTTTGGTTGTGAGCTTGGAGCTCAGTCCAAGTTTGACGAGAAGACTGGGACTTCGCTTGTGAATGGAGCTCACAGCACGTCTAAGCTCGCTTCTCTTCTCGAGGCTTTTATTAAGAGGTATGTCCAGTGCTATGGATGTGGGAACCCTGAGACTGAGATTGTTATTACGAAGACTCAGATGGTGAATCTCAAGTGTGCTGCTTGTGGGTTTATCTCTGAGGTTGACATGAGGGATAAGCTGACGACGTTTATTCTGAAGAACCCGCCGGAGGCGAAGAAGGGGGGGAAGGATAAGAAGGCTATGAGGAGAGCTGAGAAGGAGAGGCTTAAAGAAGGTGAAGCAGCTGATGAGGCGCAGAAGAAGCTCAAGAAGAAAGCACCTTGTAATGGGAATGGGAAGGAGGCTTCTTCTAGTATGTCCAAGAATCATGCTTCTGATGAGGATGATATCAGCCCAAAGCATGATGAGGTGGATGGTGATGAGGATGAAGACGATGGTATCCAGTGGCAAACCGACACTTCTAGAGAAGCTGCTGAGAAGAGAATGAAGGAACAGTTGAGTGCTGTAACTGCCGAAATGGTGATGCTCTCTGTAGAAGAAGAGGAGCCTAAGAACCTCGTGAAGGTGATGAGAGAGTATCTGAAGAAAGATTCATTGATAAGCGAGCTCAAAACTttcatctcctctctctctgATCCTCCTCAAGACGTCATGGACGCACTCGTCAACGCTCTCTTCGATGGTGTGAGCAAAGGATTCGCTGAAGAagtgacgaagaagaagaagtactTAGCGGCTGCAATGCAAGAGGATGGTTCACAGATGCATCTGCTCAACTCAATCGGATCTTTCTTTGGTAAGAAAGGAAACGAAGAGGTGGGTAAGGAGGTGGCTCTGGTTCTTAAAGAACTGTACGATGAAGACATTGTTGAGGAAGAGTGTGTGTTGGAATGGTACCAGAAGGGTCTGAAGGGAGTTGACAAAAGCTCGTCTATTTGGAAGAATGTTAAGCCTTTTGTGGTGTGGCTCCAGAGCGCTGAGTCCGAGACCGAAGGGGAGGATTGA
- the LOC108815996 gene encoding uncharacterized protein LOC108815996 yields the protein MSLAIADVYTVRKFHRESMKKPTKPAVVTGEGEEKMAGGELREVMETPAKQSGTRRFGRWFVGKPGVKKSSAKVSDPMAIE from the coding sequence ATGTCGCTAGCTATCGCAGATGTATACACGGTGAGGAAGTTCCATAGAGAGAGCATGAAGAAGCCTACCAAACCTGCGGTGGTTACCGGCGAGGGAGAAGAAAAGATGGCCGGAGGAGAGCTCCGGGAGGTCATGGAAACACCGGCGAAACAGAGTGGGACTAGAAGATTCGGACGATGGTTTGTTGGAAAGCCAGGAGTGAAGAAAAGCTCTGCTAAAGTTTCGGATCCCATGGCGATTGagtga
- the LOC108814881 gene encoding transcription factor TGA7: MMSSTSPTHLASLRDMGIYEPFQQMVSWGNVFKSDINDHSPNTASSSVIQVDHNIIKANYPSSSHNQIEVEPSSNDHQEDEDGGRNHDKMKRRLAQNREAARKSRLRKKAYVQQLEESRLKLSQLEQELEKAKQQGMYSSGSSYVGPSGSINPSIAAFEMEYSHWLEEQSRRVSEIRTALQARISDIELRMLVESCLNHYANLFRMKSDAAKADVFYLISGMWRTSTERLLQWIGGFRPSDLLNVVMPYLQPLTDQQILEVRNLQQSSQQAEDALSQGIDKLQQSLAENIVIDVVMESNDYPSHMGAAIENLQALEGFVNQADHLRQQTLQQMAKILTTRQSARGLLCLGEYLHRLRALSSLWAARPREHT; encoded by the exons ATGATGAGTTCTACTTCTCCAACTCATCTTGCATCGTTGAGAGACATGGGAATCTATGAACCATTTCAACAAATGGTCTCTTGGGGGAATGTTTTCAAATCTGATATCAATGATCATAGTCCAAACACTGCTTCTTCCTCTGTTATTCAAGTGGATCACAACATCATCAAG GCGAATTACCCTTCTTCTTCCCATAACCAGATCGAAGTAGAACCTTCTAGTAATGATCATCAGGAGGATGAAGATGGTGGCAGGAATCATGATAAG ATGAAACGGCGTTTAGCTCAGAACAGAGAAGCTGCTCGCAAAAGTCGCTTGAGAAAGAAG GCTTATGTTCAACAGTTAGAAGAAAGTCGGTTAAAGTTATCACAGTTAGAGCAAGAACTCGAAAAGGCTAAGCAGCAG gGAATGTACTCGTCAGGTTCGAGCTATGTAGGACCATCAGGGAGTATTAACCCTAGTATTGCTGCATTTGAGATGGAATATTCACATTGGCTTGAAGAACAAAGCAGGAGGGTCAGCGAAATCCGAACCGCGCTTCAAGCTCGTATAAGCGACATAGAACTGAGGATGCTTGTAGAGAGTTGCTTGAACCATTACGCgaatcttttcagaatgaaaTCTGATGCAGCCAAAGCCGATGTTTTCTACTTGATATCCGGAATGTGGAGAACTTCTACAGAAAGACTCTTGCAATGGATTGGAGGGTTCCGTCCGTCAGACCTTTTAAAT gttGTGATGCCGTATCTTCAGCCATTAACTGATCAGCAAATCTTGGAAGTGAGAAACCTTCAACAATCATCACAACAAGCAGAGGATGCTCTCTCTCAAGGGATCGATAAACTTCAGCAAAGTTTAGCTGAAAACATAGTGATTGATGTGGTTATGGAGTCCAATGATTACCCATCTCACATGGGTGCAGCTATTGAGAATCTTCAAGCACTAGAAGGCTTCGTGAATCAA GCGGATCATTTGAGACAACAAACATTGCAGCAAATGGCAAAGATCTTAACGACAAGACAATCAGCTCGAGGTTTGCTTTGTCTGGGAGAGTATCTTCATAGGCTACGTGCTCTTAGCTCTCTATGGGCAGCTCGTCCACGGGAACAcacataa